The following proteins are co-located in the Streptococcus anginosus genome:
- a CDS encoding phosphoribosylaminoimidazolecarboxamide formyltransferase, giving the protein MMIKKILVFVLTFIVVAFIVNVLFGNLENPLRLCLAYSIGLIASIAIELFIFYKKK; this is encoded by the coding sequence ATGATGATAAAAAAGATTTTGGTGTTTGTATTAACTTTTATTGTCGTTGCCTTTATAGTAAATGTACTATTTGGTAATCTTGAAAATCCGTTACGCCTTTGCTTGGCTTATTCTATCGGGCTTATTGCCAGTATTGCTATTGAGTTGTTTATATTTTACAAAAAGAAGTAG
- the purE gene encoding 5-(carboxyamino)imidazole ribonucleotide mutase, translating into MQPIISIIMGSKSDWETMKKAAQVLEDFGVVYEKKVVSAHRTPDLMFRYAEEVRARGIKVIIAGAGGAAHLPGMVAAKTTLPVIGVPVKSRALSGVDSLYSIVQMPGGVPVATMAIGEAGATNAALFALRLLSVEDQAIAIALADFAEEQGKIAEESTNELI; encoded by the coding sequence ATGCAACCAATTATTTCTATTATCATGGGTTCTAAATCCGACTGGGAAACAATGAAAAAAGCAGCCCAAGTTCTTGAGGACTTTGGTGTTGTTTATGAAAAAAAGGTGGTCTCTGCCCACCGAACACCAGACCTTATGTTTCGATATGCTGAGGAAGTACGCGCACGTGGGATCAAGGTTATTATTGCAGGTGCTGGCGGTGCAGCGCACTTGCCGGGAATGGTGGCGGCTAAAACAACGTTGCCGGTTATCGGTGTGCCTGTTAAATCTCGTGCTTTGAGCGGAGTGGACTCACTCTATTCTATCGTGCAGATGCCTGGCGGTGTTCCTGTGGCAACGATGGCTATCGGCGAAGCGGGCGCAACAAATGCGGCTCTCTTTGCCCTTCGTCTCCTCTCAGTAGAGGACCAGGCTATTGCGATAGCGCTAGCGGATTTTGCAGAAGAACAAGGAAAAATCGCAGAGGAGTCGACAAATGAGCTCATCTAA
- the purN gene encoding phosphoribosylglycinamide formyltransferase, with translation MSKKIAVFASGNGSNFQVIAEQFPVEFVFSDHRDAYVLERAEKLGVTAHAFELKEFDNKVAYEEAIVTLLEKYDIDVVCLAGYMKIVGPTLLAAYEGRIINIHPAYLPEFPGAHGIDDAWEAGVDQSGVTIHWVDNGVDTGKVIKQVRVPRLADDTIDSFEARIHEAEYKLYPDVLESLGVKKK, from the coding sequence ATGAGCAAAAAAATTGCCGTTTTTGCGAGTGGTAACGGGTCCAATTTTCAAGTCATTGCGGAGCAATTTCCGGTTGAATTTGTCTTTTCAGATCATCGAGATGCCTACGTTTTAGAGCGTGCTGAAAAACTTGGTGTGACAGCTCATGCTTTTGAACTCAAAGAGTTTGATAATAAAGTAGCTTACGAAGAAGCTATTGTTACTTTGCTTGAAAAATATGATATTGATGTGGTTTGCCTAGCTGGTTATATGAAGATTGTTGGTCCGACTTTGCTAGCAGCTTACGAAGGTCGTATCATCAATATTCACCCAGCTTATCTGCCAGAATTTCCAGGGGCTCATGGTATTGATGATGCTTGGGAAGCAGGTGTTGACCAATCTGGTGTTACCATTCACTGGGTTGACAATGGTGTTGACACGGGAAAAGTGATTAAACAAGTTCGTGTGCCTCGTCTGGCTGATGATACCATTGACAGTTTTGAAGCTCGTATTCATGAAGCAGAGTATAAACTCTATCCAGATGTTTTGGAGAGCTTAGGAGTTAAGAAAAAGTAG
- the purH gene encoding bifunctional phosphoribosylaminoimidazolecarboxamide formyltransferase/IMP cyclohydrolase: MTKRALISVSDKAGIVEFAQELKKLGWDIISTGGTKIALDKAGVDTIAIDDVTGFPEMMDGRVKTLHPNIHGGLLARRDLDSHLQAAKDNHIELIDLVVVNLYPFKETILKPEVTYADAVENIDIGGPSMLRSAAKNHASVTVVVDPADYAVVLDELTANGETNFETRQRLAAKVFRHTAAYDALIAEYFTKQVGETKPEKLTITYDLKQPMRYGENPQQDADFYQKALPTDYSIASAKQLNGKELSFNNIRDADAAIRIIRDFKDRPTVVALKHMNPCGIGQADDIETAWDYAYESDPVSIFGGIVALNRQVDAATAKKMHAIFLEIIIAPSYSEEALEILTTKKKNLRILQLPFEAQEASQVEKEYTGVVGGLLVQNQDVIEENPADWKVVTKRQPNDQEKTALEFAWKAIKYVKSNGIIVTNDHMTLGVGPGQTNRVASVRIALDQAKDRLDGAVLASDAFFPFADNVEEIAAAGVKAIIQPGGSVRDQESIDVADKYGIAMVFTGVRHFRH; the protein is encoded by the coding sequence ATGACAAAACGTGCACTAATCAGTGTTTCAGACAAAGCGGGCATTGTTGAATTTGCTCAAGAATTGAAAAAACTTGGTTGGGATATTATCTCAACTGGCGGGACTAAGATTGCGCTTGATAAAGCAGGCGTTGATACTATCGCGATTGATGATGTGACGGGCTTCCCAGAAATGATGGACGGTCGTGTGAAAACCCTTCACCCAAATATTCATGGTGGTCTTTTGGCTCGTCGTGACCTTGACAGCCACCTTCAAGCTGCAAAAGATAACCACATTGAATTGATTGATCTTGTTGTGGTTAACCTTTACCCATTCAAAGAAACAATCTTGAAACCAGAAGTGACTTACGCTGATGCGGTTGAAAATATTGATATCGGTGGTCCTTCAATGCTTCGCTCTGCTGCTAAAAACCATGCTAGTGTTACAGTTGTCGTTGACCCAGCTGATTACGCTGTTGTTTTGGATGAATTGACAGCTAATGGTGAAACAAACTTTGAAACGCGTCAACGTTTGGCAGCTAAGGTCTTCCGTCACACAGCAGCTTACGACGCTTTGATTGCGGAATATTTCACAAAACAAGTCGGAGAAACAAAACCTGAAAAACTCACCATCACTTATGATTTGAAACAACCAATGCGTTATGGTGAAAACCCTCAACAAGACGCTGATTTCTACCAAAAAGCTTTGCCGACAGATTACTCAATTGCTTCTGCTAAACAATTGAACGGGAAAGAACTATCCTTTAATAACATCCGTGACGCTGATGCTGCCATCCGCATTATCCGTGATTTCAAAGACCGTCCGACTGTTGTTGCTCTTAAACACATGAATCCTTGCGGTATCGGACAAGCAGATGATATTGAAACAGCTTGGGATTACGCTTATGAATCTGACCCAGTTTCAATCTTTGGTGGAATTGTTGCGCTGAACCGCCAAGTTGACGCTGCAACAGCTAAGAAAATGCACGCTATTTTCCTTGAAATCATCATTGCACCAAGTTACTCAGAAGAAGCCCTTGAAATCTTGACAACGAAGAAGAAAAACTTGCGTATTCTTCAATTGCCATTTGAAGCTCAAGAAGCTAGCCAAGTTGAAAAAGAATACACGGGTGTTGTCGGTGGGCTTTTGGTTCAAAACCAAGATGTTATCGAAGAAAATCCAGCAGATTGGAAGGTTGTAACAAAACGTCAACCAAACGACCAAGAAAAAACAGCGCTTGAATTTGCTTGGAAAGCTATCAAATACGTGAAATCAAACGGTATCATCGTGACAAATGACCATATGACATTGGGTGTTGGTCCTGGTCAAACAAACCGTGTAGCTTCTGTTCGTATCGCTCTTGACCAAGCCAAAGACCGTCTTGACGGTGCGGTTCTTGCTAGTGATGCTTTCTTTCCATTTGCGGATAATGTTGAAGAAATTGCTGCTGCAGGTGTGAAAGCAATCATCCAACCTGGTGGGTCCGTCCGTGACCAAGAATCTATCGATGTGGCTGATAAATACGGCATTGCCATGGTGTTTACAGGCGTACGGCATTTTAGACATTGA
- a CDS encoding DUF523 domain-containing protein → MKNKKCILVSACLLGENCKYNGGNNYNQAVIDFVADKDVLAVCPEVAGGLPVPREPVEILKGRPCDVNGNFYDKEFQVGIDHTLSSLAEKNIDLAILQSRSPSCGVNQIYDGHFSGRKIEGSGLFAQALKKRGYRVVDAEDIIK, encoded by the coding sequence TTGAAAAATAAAAAATGTATACTAGTTAGTGCCTGTTTGCTTGGAGAAAATTGCAAGTACAATGGAGGCAATAATTATAATCAAGCTGTTATTGACTTTGTTGCGGATAAAGATGTCTTAGCAGTGTGCCCGGAAGTTGCGGGCGGCTTACCAGTTCCAAGAGAGCCAGTAGAGATTTTAAAAGGGCGGCCATGTGATGTCAATGGGAATTTTTATGATAAAGAATTTCAAGTAGGAATTGATCACACATTGTCTAGTTTAGCTGAAAAAAACATTGACTTGGCTATTCTTCAGTCCCGAAGTCCCTCTTGTGGTGTCAACCAGATTTACGATGGTCATTTTTCTGGTCGAAAAATAGAGGGCAGTGGTCTTTTTGCGCAAGCATTAAAGAAACGAGGCTACAGAGTTGTTGATGCTGAAGATATAATTAAATAA
- the purD gene encoding phosphoribosylamine--glycine ligase: MKLLVVGSGGREHAIAKKLLESPQVEQVFVAPGNDGMTLDGLDLVNIGISEHSKLIDFAKANDVAWTFIGPDDALAAGIVDDFNQAGLKAFGPARLAAELEWSKDFAKSIMKKYGVPTARYETFSDFEKAKTYIEKEGAPIVVKADGLALGKGVVVAETVEEAVEAAHEMLLDNKFGDSGARVVIEEFLTGEEFSLFAFVNGDKFYIMPTAQDHKRTYDGDKGPNTGGMGAYAPVPHLPASVVETAVETIVKPVLEGMIKEGRPYIGVLYAGLILTADGPKVIEFNARFGDPETQVILPRLTSDLAQNITDILEGKEPDMTWTDSGVTLGVVVASEGYPLAYEKGVILPAKTEGDIITYYAGAKFDENNKALLSNGGRVYMLVTTADSVSAAQEKIYTQLDKQDTTGLFYRTDIGSKALEK, translated from the coding sequence ATGAAACTTTTGGTTGTTGGCTCAGGTGGACGCGAGCATGCTATTGCTAAGAAATTGTTAGAATCTCCGCAGGTGGAGCAGGTCTTTGTGGCTCCCGGAAATGACGGGATGACGCTTGATGGGCTGGATTTGGTCAATATCGGAATTTCCGAACATTCCAAGCTGATTGACTTTGCTAAAGCAAATGATGTTGCTTGGACTTTCATTGGTCCTGATGATGCGCTAGCGGCAGGTATCGTTGATGATTTTAATCAGGCTGGACTTAAGGCTTTTGGTCCGGCTCGGCTGGCTGCGGAGCTGGAGTGGTCCAAGGATTTTGCCAAGTCAATCATGAAAAAATACGGTGTGCCGACAGCACGCTACGAAACTTTTTCAGACTTTGAAAAAGCTAAAACCTATATCGAAAAAGAGGGCGCTCCAATCGTGGTGAAGGCGGACGGCTTGGCTTTGGGTAAAGGCGTGGTAGTCGCTGAAACGGTGGAAGAAGCGGTCGAAGCAGCGCACGAAATGCTTTTGGACAATAAATTCGGCGATTCTGGTGCGCGTGTGGTGATTGAGGAATTTCTGACTGGAGAGGAATTCTCTCTCTTTGCCTTTGTTAATGGTGACAAGTTCTATATCATGCCAACGGCTCAGGACCACAAGCGGACCTATGACGGTGACAAGGGTCCTAATACAGGAGGTATGGGTGCTTATGCGCCCGTGCCACATCTGCCAGCAAGCGTGGTTGAAACTGCGGTTGAAACCATTGTCAAGCCAGTGCTGGAGGGAATGATTAAAGAGGGGCGACCTTATATTGGTGTTCTTTATGCTGGTTTGATTCTGACTGCGGACGGTCCCAAGGTCATTGAGTTCAATGCTCGCTTTGGCGATCCTGAGACGCAGGTTATTCTGCCACGCTTGACTTCTGACTTGGCACAGAACATCACGGACATTTTGGAGGGCAAGGAGCCTGACATGACTTGGACGGATAGCGGTGTGACCTTGGGCGTCGTGGTGGCTTCTGAAGGTTATCCACTTGCCTACGAAAAAGGTGTAATCCTGCCAGCCAAGACCGAGGGCGACATCATCACCTACTATGCAGGGGCTAAGTTTGATGAAAATAACAAAGCTCTGCTGTCTAACGGCGGACGGGTCTATATGCTGGTCACCACAGCTGACAGCGTTTCAGCTGCGCAGGAAAAAATTTACACCCAACTCGACAAACAAGACACGACTGGACTGTTCTACAGAACTGATATTGGGAGCAAGGCTCTTGAAAAATAA
- a CDS encoding GBS Bsp-like repeat-containing protein, whose product MKKYNQLFLLSSAMLSVFSAQLTAQAAETNNTQKSSNPATLASDITVNVSGNTASINYTRLQTQVPYTIYHAVWSDENGQDDIKWYSAPQTPTTAVDLRQHTGYGTFHVHTYININGKMVGLNGTTFKVEKPASGTVSTTVLGKTAQISFTRNKDQTNANILHAVWSDEKGQDDIKWYTAGQDTTEIDLSNHKGYGVYHVHTYESKNGKMIGLNGTTFNLEKPNPTIQTSFPEPGIMDIQIKNVPETIYKLTVPAWSDRNGQDDLQWYAATKNPDGSYNVRVELKKHNYDTGTYHIHLYGESYVKPEFTGLAGITAQVDADKLPSEEEQKPFFSVENINQEQGTYTVKVSETSESKPIQSVRVPIWSTSNQSNIKWYAATNHGDGTFTAAFDIRNHQVLSGTYTNHIYVKYKDGSEHSYVTDSVAMSAEKIKTKVSVAKRSTYLYEVTVTDAYGDGKISLPTWSEVNGQDDIQWYTATKAGNGIYKFTVDTQKHTGSGLFHTHVYRNLNGQIIGLTGTSYQVEKPAVSFQPNYAAATTYPKGQCTWGAKALAPWAGNYWGNGGDWTASARRAGFKTGTTPQVGAIICWTDGGYGHVGVVTHVASNTRIQIQEANYAGKQYIGNFRGWFNPHAAGQGAVSYIYPK is encoded by the coding sequence ATGAAAAAATACAATCAATTATTTTTACTATCCAGCGCTATGTTGAGCGTTTTTTCAGCTCAACTAACAGCTCAAGCCGCGGAAACAAATAATACTCAAAAAAGCTCAAATCCAGCAACTCTCGCTAGCGATATTACTGTCAATGTTTCAGGAAACACTGCTTCTATTAACTATACACGTTTGCAAACGCAAGTTCCTTACACCATTTACCATGCTGTTTGGTCTGATGAAAATGGGCAAGATGACATTAAGTGGTATTCCGCGCCCCAAACACCAACTACAGCTGTTGATTTGCGTCAGCACACTGGTTATGGAACCTTTCACGTCCACACCTATATCAATATCAATGGGAAAATGGTTGGTTTAAACGGAACGACTTTCAAAGTAGAAAAACCAGCTAGCGGCACGGTTTCTACAACCGTTTTAGGAAAGACTGCTCAAATATCCTTTACTCGAAACAAAGATCAAACAAATGCCAATATTTTACACGCTGTTTGGTCTGACGAAAAAGGACAAGATGATATCAAGTGGTATACAGCAGGGCAAGACACAACAGAAATTGACTTATCCAATCATAAAGGATACGGTGTTTACCATGTTCATACTTATGAAAGTAAAAACGGAAAGATGATTGGATTAAATGGCACCACTTTTAACCTTGAAAAACCAAATCCTACTATTCAGACTAGCTTTCCTGAGCCTGGTATCATGGATATTCAGATCAAAAATGTTCCTGAAACAATCTACAAACTAACTGTTCCGGCTTGGTCTGACCGCAACGGACAGGATGATCTTCAATGGTATGCAGCTACTAAAAATCCTGATGGAAGCTACAATGTTAGAGTTGAGCTAAAAAAACACAACTATGACACAGGAACTTATCACATTCATCTTTACGGAGAAAGCTATGTCAAACCAGAGTTTACTGGCTTAGCTGGAATCACTGCCCAAGTTGATGCTGATAAATTGCCTTCTGAAGAAGAGCAAAAACCATTCTTCTCTGTTGAAAATATCAATCAAGAACAAGGGACTTATACCGTCAAAGTTAGTGAAACTTCAGAGTCCAAGCCGATTCAATCCGTCCGAGTACCTATTTGGAGCACGAGCAATCAAAGCAATATTAAGTGGTATGCAGCCACTAATCACGGTGACGGAACATTTACGGCAGCATTTGATATTCGCAATCATCAAGTTTTGTCTGGAACATACACCAATCATATTTATGTGAAATATAAAGACGGTAGCGAGCATAGTTACGTAACGGATTCGGTTGCTATGTCCGCAGAAAAAATTAAAACCAAAGTATCTGTCGCTAAACGCTCAACTTATCTTTATGAGGTGACGGTGACAGATGCTTACGGCGATGGCAAGATTAGCCTACCGACTTGGTCTGAAGTCAACGGCCAAGATGATATTCAGTGGTACACCGCTACTAAAGCTGGAAATGGAATTTACAAATTCACAGTTGATACGCAAAAACACACTGGCAGTGGCCTTTTCCATACACATGTTTACCGCAATCTCAACGGTCAAATAATTGGACTAACAGGTACAAGCTATCAGGTAGAGAAGCCTGCTGTCTCTTTCCAACCAAATTATGCCGCAGCAACGACTTATCCAAAAGGTCAATGCACTTGGGGCGCCAAAGCTCTTGCGCCTTGGGCTGGCAATTATTGGGGCAACGGTGGTGACTGGACTGCTAGTGCCAGACGAGCTGGTTTTAAAACCGGTACAACTCCACAAGTAGGGGCTATTATTTGTTGGACAGACGGTGGTTACGGTCACGTTGGAGTTGTTACTCACGTTGCCTCAAACACACGCATTCAGATTCAAGAGGCCAACTACGCTGGAAAACAGTATATTGGCAACTTCCGCGGCTGGTTCAATCCTCATGCAGCTGGACAAGGAGCAGTTAGTTACATTTATCCAAAATAA
- a CDS encoding ketopantoate reductase family protein — protein MKVAILGLGVIGTIYAYAFQKVGHQVEHVLRDSKKNNAPKRLSVDLLDGRYHSKGENKYDTYEVHVAEADSEYDFIFVSVRYGFVKEAVETLRKNNIKGTLVFFCNFWDTRKEIQEWAGDYDYILAFPTAGGHMQDDHLDGVLFDHLMLEGEQRTQISNYTDLTALLASADLKWEVPHDMVEWIWIHMAINAGVTSTAARSGNLENPEQLALNLMNSSSELSLAIKAIQEALKVVEARGVNLKLYKAELLPYKIPSWIAGKAMKIMFAKNELTRKIMTLHNDKQDIFYCCQSVYQTGQELGVEMPILEGNMKNISI, from the coding sequence GTGAAAGTAGCAATTTTAGGTCTTGGGGTTATCGGGACCATTTATGCCTATGCTTTTCAAAAAGTAGGTCATCAAGTGGAACACGTACTGAGAGACAGTAAGAAAAACAATGCTCCGAAGAGGTTGTCGGTTGATTTGCTAGATGGTCGCTATCATTCCAAGGGTGAAAACAAGTATGATACCTATGAGGTTCATGTGGCAGAGGCTGATTCGGAATATGATTTTATTTTTGTCAGTGTTCGTTATGGGTTTGTCAAGGAAGCCGTGGAAACCTTGCGAAAAAATAATATCAAAGGCACCCTCGTTTTCTTCTGTAATTTCTGGGATACTCGAAAAGAGATACAGGAGTGGGCAGGGGACTACGACTATATTCTAGCCTTTCCGACAGCGGGTGGTCATATGCAGGATGACCATTTGGATGGCGTCTTGTTTGACCATTTAATGCTAGAAGGTGAGCAAAGAACACAGATTTCCAACTATACTGATCTGACGGCTTTACTAGCTTCTGCAGATTTGAAGTGGGAAGTTCCTCATGATATGGTTGAGTGGATTTGGATTCACATGGCGATAAACGCAGGTGTCACTTCGACAGCTGCACGTTCGGGGAATCTGGAAAATCCAGAACAGCTGGCTCTGAACTTGATGAATAGTTCTTCGGAATTATCATTAGCTATCAAGGCCATTCAAGAGGCTTTGAAAGTCGTAGAAGCGCGTGGCGTAAATTTGAAGCTTTACAAAGCTGAACTCTTACCTTACAAAATTCCCTCATGGATTGCAGGAAAAGCCATGAAAATCATGTTTGCGAAAAATGAGTTGACCCGAAAGATTATGACCTTGCATAATGATAAGCAGGACATTTTCTACTGTTGTCAAAGTGTTTATCAGACTGGTCAGGAGTTAGGTGTTGAGATGCCTATTCTAGAAGGCAATATGAAAAACATTTCTATCTAG
- the purK gene encoding 5-(carboxyamino)imidazole ribonucleotide synthase, with amino-acid sequence MSSSKTIGIIGGGQLGQMMAISAIYMGHKVIALDPAADCPASRVAEIIVAPYNDVDALRQLAERCDVLTYEFENVDADGLDAVIKEGQLPQGTDLLRISQNRIFEKDFLANKAQVTVAPYKVVTSSQDLADMDLSKNYVLKTATGGYDGHGQKVIRSKEDLEEAYALADSAACVLEEFVNFDLEISVIVSGNGNDVTIFPVQENIHRNNILSKTIVPARISESLADKAKAMAVRIAEQLNLSGTLCVEMFATADDIIVNEIAPRPHNSGHYSIEACDFSQFDTHILGILGQPLPKVTLHAPAVMLNVLGQHMEKAAQYVAENPSAHLHMYGKIEAKHNRKMGHVTLFSDVPDEVKEFGEGIDF; translated from the coding sequence ATGAGCTCATCTAAAACAATCGGAATCATCGGTGGTGGTCAGCTGGGGCAGATGATGGCTATTTCTGCTATCTACATGGGGCACAAGGTCATCGCGCTGGATCCTGCGGCGGATTGCCCGGCCTCTCGTGTAGCGGAAATTATCGTAGCGCCTTATAATGACGTGGACGCTTTGCGTCAGCTGGCTGAGCGTTGCGATGTCCTGACCTATGAGTTTGAAAATGTCGATGCTGACGGTTTGGATGCTGTCATCAAGGAGGGTCAGCTCCCTCAAGGGACGGACCTGCTCCGCATTTCTCAAAATCGGATTTTTGAAAAGGATTTTCTCGCAAACAAGGCCCAAGTCACCGTGGCACCCTACAAAGTCGTGACTTCCAGCCAAGACTTGGCGGATATGGACCTGTCGAAAAACTATGTTCTCAAAACGGCGACTGGTGGCTATGACGGACATGGGCAAAAGGTCATTCGCTCGAAAGAAGATTTGGAAGAAGCCTATGCGCTAGCCGATTCTGCAGCTTGTGTCTTGGAAGAATTTGTCAATTTTGATCTTGAAATTTCTGTCATCGTATCTGGAAATGGCAATGATGTGACGATTTTCCCAGTTCAGGAAAATATCCACCGCAACAATATCCTGTCTAAGACCATCGTGCCAGCTCGCATTTCAGAAAGTCTGGCTGACAAGGCCAAAGCCATGGCGGTGCGAATCGCAGAACAACTTAACCTGTCTGGAACTCTTTGCGTGGAAATGTTTGCGACGGCTGATGACATCATCGTCAATGAGATTGCCCCACGCCCACACAACTCTGGCCACTACTCTATCGAAGCCTGCGACTTCTCGCAGTTTGATACTCATATCTTAGGTATTTTGGGTCAGCCCCTGCCAAAAGTAACCCTTCATGCCCCAGCCGTCATGCTCAATGTCCTTGGTCAGCACATGGAAAAAGCTGCGCAGTATGTCGCAGAAAATCCAAGCGCCCACCTCCACATGTATGGTAAAATAGAAGCGAAGCACAACCGCAAAATGGGACATGTGACTTTGTTTAGTGATGTGCCGGATGAGGTGAAGGAGTTTGGGGAAGGGATTGATTTCTAA